A DNA window from Mycolicibacter hiberniae contains the following coding sequences:
- a CDS encoding DNA polymerase domain-containing protein: protein MAEPEVLDVDGVPVRLTSPDKVYFPRLGAGGTKRALAAYYLAVARGPLLHALADRPSHLQRFPDGIDGAEVYQKRLPKGHPPELETCRVTFPSGRTADALKVTRPADILWAVQMSTVTFHPWPVRCGDTDHPDELRIDLDPQPGTGFDEARAVALQVLRPLLDELGLIGHVKTSGGRGLHVYLRIKTDWDFVAVRRAGIALAREVERRAPEAVTTSWWKEERGARIFVDFNQNARDRTMASAYSARATPIATVSTPLTWDELSGADPDDYTIATVPDLIARRGDPWSAIDDVEQSLDPLLALAADDEARGLGDLPYPPNYPKMPGEPKRVQPSRERSD, encoded by the coding sequence ATGGCCGAGCCCGAGGTGCTGGACGTCGACGGTGTCCCGGTCCGGCTCACCAGCCCCGACAAGGTCTATTTCCCCCGGTTGGGCGCCGGGGGCACCAAGCGGGCGCTGGCCGCGTACTACCTGGCGGTGGCGCGTGGCCCGCTGCTGCATGCCCTGGCCGACCGGCCCAGCCACCTGCAACGGTTCCCCGACGGCATCGACGGCGCCGAGGTCTACCAGAAACGACTGCCCAAGGGGCACCCACCGGAGCTGGAGACCTGCCGGGTCACGTTCCCGTCCGGGCGTACTGCCGATGCTCTGAAGGTCACCCGGCCCGCCGACATCCTGTGGGCGGTGCAGATGAGCACCGTGACCTTCCACCCCTGGCCGGTGCGCTGCGGTGACACCGACCACCCCGACGAGCTGCGGATCGACCTGGACCCGCAGCCCGGCACCGGATTCGACGAGGCCCGAGCGGTCGCGCTGCAGGTGCTGCGCCCGCTGCTCGACGAACTCGGGCTGATCGGCCACGTCAAGACCTCCGGTGGTCGCGGCCTGCACGTGTATCTGCGGATCAAGACCGACTGGGACTTCGTCGCGGTCCGCCGGGCCGGTATTGCGCTGGCCCGCGAAGTGGAGCGGCGCGCGCCGGAGGCGGTCACCACGTCGTGGTGGAAGGAAGAACGCGGCGCGCGGATCTTCGTCGACTTCAACCAGAACGCCCGCGATCGCACCATGGCATCGGCCTATTCGGCGCGGGCCACGCCGATCGCCACCGTCTCGACCCCGTTGACCTGGGACGAGTTGTCCGGAGCCGACCCCGACGACTACACCATCGCCACGGTGCCGGACTTGATCGCGCGGCGCGGCGATCCCTGGAGCGCCATAGATGACGTCGAACAGTCCCTCGACCCGCTGTTGGCCCTGGCGGCCGACGACGAGGCCCGCGGGCTCGGCGACCTGCCCTACCCGCCGAACTATCCGAAAATGCCCGGCGAACCCAAACGGGTGCAGCCGAGCCGGGAAAGATCAGACTGA
- a CDS encoding ATP-dependent DNA ligase, which produces MDTMDLPVAPPVAPMLAKAAAKVPADDGAVGAWSYEPKWDGFRAIVFRDGDDVLLQSRNGKPLSRYFPELLDAVRAEVAPRCVLDGEVVVPRQIGGRTRLDWDSLSQRIHPAQSRVRLLAEQTPAQFIAFDALAAGDTALLDEPFRVRRAALSELITGGASCHVTRATEDPEQAMRWLITFEGAGLDGVVAKRTDGPYLPGKREMVKIKHHRDADCVVMGYRIHKSGAGIGSLLLGLYRPDGELAMVGGAASFSDADRLALHRELEPLRIGDVRDGEPSRWNSAADKQWIPIRPERVAEVAYDQMEGNRFRHTVKLLRWRPDRDPASCTFDQLEVPLNYDLADVLAT; this is translated from the coding sequence CTCCGATGCTCGCCAAGGCGGCGGCCAAGGTTCCCGCCGACGACGGGGCAGTCGGAGCCTGGTCCTACGAACCGAAATGGGATGGCTTTCGTGCCATCGTGTTTCGCGACGGCGACGACGTGCTGCTGCAGTCCCGCAACGGCAAACCGCTGAGCCGCTACTTTCCCGAACTGCTGGACGCAGTGCGTGCCGAAGTCGCCCCGCGTTGCGTGCTCGACGGCGAGGTGGTGGTGCCGCGCCAGATCGGCGGCCGCACCCGGCTGGACTGGGACTCGCTGAGTCAGCGCATTCATCCCGCCCAGAGCCGCGTGCGCCTGCTGGCCGAACAGACGCCGGCGCAGTTCATCGCCTTCGACGCGCTGGCCGCCGGCGACACCGCCCTGCTCGACGAGCCGTTTCGGGTGCGGCGGGCGGCCCTGTCCGAGCTGATCACCGGTGGCGCCAGCTGTCATGTCACCCGCGCCACCGAGGACCCCGAGCAGGCCATGCGCTGGCTCATCACCTTCGAGGGTGCCGGGCTGGACGGGGTGGTGGCCAAGCGGACCGACGGGCCGTATCTGCCGGGCAAGCGGGAGATGGTCAAGATCAAGCACCACCGCGACGCCGACTGCGTGGTGATGGGATACCGCATCCACAAGAGCGGTGCGGGTATCGGTTCGCTGCTGCTGGGGCTCTACCGTCCCGACGGCGAGCTCGCGATGGTCGGCGGTGCGGCCTCGTTCAGCGACGCCGACCGGCTGGCGCTGCACCGCGAGCTGGAGCCGCTGCGCATCGGTGACGTCCGCGACGGCGAGCCCAGCCGGTGGAACTCGGCGGCCGACAAGCAGTGGATTCCGATCCGGCCGGAGCGCGTCGCCGAGGTCGCCTACGACCAGATGGAAGGAAACCGCTTCCGGCACACCGTGAAGCTGCTGCGGTGGCGCCCCGATCGGGACCCGGCCAGCTGCACCTTCGACCAGCTTGAGGTGCCGCTGAACTACGACCTCGCCGACGTGTTGGCGACCTGA